Part of the Caretta caretta isolate rCarCar2 chromosome 7, rCarCar1.hap1, whole genome shotgun sequence genome is shown below.
CAGGGCGCCTCGTCCcttggcggggggcgggggggcggcagCTCCTGACCAGGGCGCCTCgtccctgggcgggggggggggtggttctgggggccaggggaggagcCTCGTCAGGAATCCACATCCCCACGTGGGCAGGACCCTCCCCGGGACGGGGCAGGAGTGTGGGGGCGTCTCCACTTCCGCCGGCTCGCCCAGCCTAGAGCCCCGCTCACCTGCCGCCCTCACCAAGCGTCCCGCGCGCAGCCTGAGAACGGGATCACGCCGACGGGAACCCCTTCACACCGCGCCGCACGCCTATCCTGGTGCATGCTGGGGGATGTAGTCCTGAGGCCAGCGCATTCCGCAGGAGGTAAGCCTCCCCCGCGATGCATGATGGGAGTGGCAGTCCCGCCCCTGGTGCATGATGGGGACGGTAGTTCCCAACCTGAGCAAAACCCCTCCCTCCGATCATGCTGGCCGATGGAGAAGCAGCCTCTGGAGCGCCTCCGTCTCCCCGCTGACCCACATGCTCTCCCggagagcagggcctggctggcgtGGGGGCAGGGATAGGACACTGGGTTGCGCGCTGGAGGGAGCCGTGCTGGGGGGCTGCTGTACCTGGGGGGGAACATCCCTAATTCAGAGCCTGCTCAGCAGTTGCCATGGGGACAGCTGACTGCATTGCAAGTTGCATTCCCAGCAAAGCAGGGTCCCCCTCCCTGCACATTCCCCCACAGGCATGACCCAGGAGAGCCAGGCTTCAGGGGGCAGGCCAGCCTGGGCACCAACTTACCTCATTTGGGGGCACCAGAGCCAGGCATGGGGCACAGAAAACCTTTTCCACCCTGGGTGACAAAACACCTAGGGCCAGTCCTTGCTCACCAACCCCTGTaccagcagagcagccagggaccgAACAGGCCTCAGAAACCAAACCCTCCTTTCAGCATCGGGCCCACAGGGCAGGCATGGAGTCCTCCAGCATGTGAGGGGGGAAATGCATCCCAACTGTCCTTTCAGCACTATAGCTcagctgctcaaagcagcaccagtgTTGGAGACTCCCCATTAGCTGGGAGCAGTACAGGAGCTCGGGCACACAGCACCACCTCATTGCACTCCCACAGATGCATAGCACCACCTCCACACTCCTCCAGCTCCACCCCATTGCATCTGCCCCCAGAACTCCCAATGCaccatccctgtccccaccccaatgCACCCCTCCCCACATGCACTAAGTTGTTCATTTCACTGCAAATTTTACTTGCAAAAGGCATTTGTACAGAGCTTCAGAAATGTACATTTCAGGCTCCCAGTCCCACTCAGATATTGGCCCCTCAAGGAGATGTATGCCCCTATTCCCACTCTCAAATCCCCCCCCAGGTGGCTGGAGACATGTCCCCTTTACTCCCACTCACAGATACCCCTTGCTGGGGGATGCCCTCAATCCCTATTTCAGGCTCTGTCACTCCACCACCTTCCGCAGGTAGGCACTCAGATGGGGGAGCACCTTCCAGTTGTCAGTGCGAATGGTGACGCACGCTGCCCCCTGGGTCGTCTGTGCCTGCAGCAGCACATGGTAGTGGGGCGGAAGGGCTATGGCAATCTTGTAGGTGCCCGGATCCTCTGCCACCAGGTAGCTGGCAAAGTGAGCCTGCACCAGGACACCCAAGGGCTGTTGGGTAGTGGGCCAGCAAAAGAGGCTCTCGGCGCAGTCACCTGACCCATCTGGGCACAGGGAGGACCAGAGGGTGTCAAAGAGGTGGCACCGGCTCTCACAGTCCCAATTCACGGGCAGCGCCAGAGGCAGGAAGATGTCCGGAAAGGCCACCTGCAGTGGTTCTAGCTGGCTGCAGTAGGTGAGGCCAGTCTGTGTGGTGTACAAGGCGCTCACTGCCAGCttggtggggtaggggcagcggggctgcaggtGGAGTgtgaggaggggtgaggggtgggtggTGGAGAGGCAGGGCACACACACATCAGGCACTGGCTCATAGAAGCTGTCAGAGTGCTCGAAACGCAGCAAGAGGCAGAAGAGTCGCTCAGGGGAGGATCCTGTGTGGAGCAGCCGGTACGTCAGGCTGAGCCGAGCTGGAGAATGCAGCTCCAGGAGCCGTCGGCAGCAGTCCTTCACCTCCTGAGCATCAGCAGGGCACGGCTGGGAGGCTGGCGCTGGTACCAGGGTGGGCTTGGCTGGGGCCTCACGCCGCAGCTGCAGCAGGGGTTGCGGGGCTGGATGCACGGTGAGTGCAGCGGTGAAATTCTCACTGTCTGCCATGATAGAGGAGGAGAGAGTCCGGGCTTTGAGGCGCCCACCAGGTGCCAGCACTGCCCCCAGCTTGTCCCCGGACAGGCAGGACAGGAGCGTGTAGTAGAAGCGGGCCCGATCCTGCACGTCCACATCCGGGTAGCTCAGTGCAATATCTTGGAGCAGCTCGGCCAGCTGGCACCCCATGGCAGGTGGCGGCTGGTGCTGCAGCAGGTTGCGGCAGACGCTCAGCAAAGCCTGGCCAATGTGCCAACCTCCCAGCTGTCCTGCACCTGCCAGGCGCCCCAGGCGCTGCAGAAATCCAAGTGTGCtgccctgcgggaccccactctcCTTTGCCACCCGGGCCAACAGCTTGAGGTGCCAGCCCAGATCCTGATCCCAGGGTGGCAGCAGCGACACACCCACAGCCAGCTCCTGCAGAGCCTTGCTCAAGGATGTGGGCCAGGCTGGGTCATCCAGCACCGCCTGGGTCTCATTGAGCAGGTTGATGAGGTTGGGGGCCAGGGAGCAGCGCTGGCGATACAGCCTCACCAGGGTGCCCGTCAGCTCTGCCATGAGCTGTGGCCTAGAGTCAAAGTAGCGGGCAAAGAGGTAGGCAGCTCGGAAGAAGAGCCCAGTGGCTTCACGCCCACCTTTGCCTGCCACGGTGTCTGCCAGTGCCAGGACATGCTCAAAGATATATCCAACACCCTGGTCAGCCTCGGGGCCCTGGTTTTCCAGGCACACCAGGCTCAGCAGGTTGAGGCGTGCCAGCATGGTGCCCGGGTCGTtgaagagggaggggaagaggcaggaggccAGGCGGGGTGTAAGCAGGACGGGCAGCCCCTCCTCAGAGCCAGAGCCCAGCGGGCGGTTCTCGGGGAAGTGCAGCAGGCAGTCGAGGTAGAAGAGTTTGAGGGGCGAGGGCAGTGAGGGATGCTGGGCCATGCCCACCAGGCGGCGCAGGAGGAAGGCCTCGTCCTCGGCCGTGAAGAGGCTGTCTGTGAAAAGCCCTTTGAGCTGTAGGCTGGCGTGCAGCAGCGCCACGTGGGCTGTGCCAAACAACCGCACCAGCTGCGCCTTGAAGATGGCAGGTGACTGGGTGCGGATCACGCACACCACGTGGGCCAGATGCCACAGAAGCTGGCTCTGGGCAGGTGGTGTCAGCAGATAGGAGCCATCCAGCAGCTGGGACAGCACCGACTTCAGCTCCTTGGTCTCGGCCGgggtgggcagcagcagcaggcggtCAATGGAGGCTGGAGAGACTGCCCCGGCGTTCCCCACCGCCTCCCAAGCTAGCCCCTCGTTGCCGGCCAACAATTCACTGAGGGCCCCCTCTCCCCGgcgggccagcagcagcacagcgtTGCGCAGGGCCAGGCTGTACAGCAGTGTATAGCCCTGGTGGACAGGcgtgagctcctgctgctgcatggAGTGCAGTGAGTCCAACCGCCGGGAGAACAGGCCAGGGTAGCAGCACTCCAGCTCCCTCAGACTCTCGCAGGCAGCCGCCCGCACCCCGCGGTCACCCGGCCCCTGCCGCTGGTCATTGAGGTCCGAGGCCAggtgcagcagcagagagaggtaGTCACGGGAGGCCTGGGAGCCCTCCCTAAAGGCCTCAGTGGAGATCAGCAcagtccccaccaccaccagcaggtgGCGCCGCAGCCAGGACAACTTGGGTGAGTGGGGCAGCTGGGCAAAGTTAGCCAGGAGAGAGCCAGCCACCTGCTCGCCCACCTCGGGGTCTGGGCACAACAGGGTGGGAAACTCCAGCAGAAGGGTCAGCATGGAGACctgcaacagagagagagagaggagtgcaGTCAGGGGGCTGCCACTGTGGGCTGTGATGCACAGAGGCACCACCATGAGATAGAACGGGAGAGCCACtaacggaacccaggagtccttgaCTCTACGCCCCTGCTCTagtccttcccagagccagggatagaagcTAGGtgtccttgactttagcaaagcatttgacacagtctctcacagtattcttgccaggaagttaaagaagtatgggctggatgaatggactataagatggatagaaggctggctagattgtcagactcaatgggtagtgatcaatggctccatgtctagttggcagccggtatcaagtggagtgccccaagggtcggtcctcgggccggttttgttcaatatcttcattattggaggatggtgtggattgctccctcagcaagtttgcagatgacactaaactgggaggagaggtagatacgctggagggtagggatgggatacagagggccctagacaaattagaggattgggccaaaagaaatctgatgaggttcaacaaggacaagtgcagagtcctgcacttaggacggaagaatcccatgcactgctacagactagggactgaatggctcggcagcagttctgcagaaaaggacctaggggttacagtggacgagaagctggatatgagtcaacagtgtgcccttgttgccaagaaggccaatggcattttgggatgtataagtaggggcattaccagcagatcgagggacgtgatcgttcccctctattcgacattggtgcggcctcatctggagtactgtgtccagttttgggccccacactacaagaaggatgtggaaaaattggaagaagtccagcagagggcaacaaaaatgattaggggtctggaacacatgacttatcaggagaggctgagggaactgggattgtttagtctgcggaagagaagaatgaggggggatttgatagctgctttcaactacctgaaagggggttccaaacaggatggatctagactgttctcactggtagctgatgacagaacaaggagtaatggtctcaagttgcagtgggggaggtttaggttggatattaggaaaaactttttcactaagagggtggtgaagcactggaatgcgttacctagagaggtggtggaatctccttccttagaagtttttaaggtcaggcttgataaagccctggctgggatgatttagttggggattggtcttgctttgagcagggggttggactagatgacctcctgaggtcccttccaaccctgatagtctatgattctatgactcccagccccactgctctaactactagaccagaggtgggcaaacttttcgaCCCGAGGgtcacatcggggttgcaaaactggatggagggccgggtagggaaggctgtgcctccccaaacagtctggctCCCGCCcccattcaccccctcccacttcgcaccccctgactgcccccctcagaactcccaacccatccaacccactctgctccttgttccctgactgccccctcccaggacccctgcccctaaccgcccccctgggactccaccccctatccaatccccactgctccccgtcccctgactgcccccccaccccatccacacccctgccctctgacaggccccccgggactcccacacttatccaacccccctgtcccctgaccgcccccctcccagaacctccaccccatccaactgccccctgctccctgtcccctgactgccccctgggatcccctgccccttatccaacccccaggccctcttaccatgccactcagagcagcatgtctggcagctgtgctgcttggctgaagccagacatgctgcctcgctgccctgcaggagcgtgCAGCCCTGCCACCTAGAGTGCTGCCCGCATGGCAGCgtagctgcgggggagggggaacagcaggggaggggccgggggctagcctccccggccgggagcttaagggctgggcaggacggtccctgatgtggcccatgggccatagtttgccttcctctgtactAGACCCAACTCACCTCCCAAAGCCAAAGAGACAACCCAGGAGTCCCACAAAGCTTtaaccactaaaccccactccACTCCTCTGTCAAAGCTGAAGATAAAACTGGGCAGTCCCTGTATAAACTTGCATTAGCCCATTACACCCCTCCCCGAGcgaagaatagaacccaggcgtcctgccaaCCCCGCATACCTTGGTTTGCTCACTGATCCTCTCGCTGCTCAGGTCCTGaagcagctcagccaggaaggtaTCATCACTCCCATGGGCCAGAAGGAAGGCGGTGGGGCCTGCTCGGAAGGATGTTATAAGCTGGGCCCAGCTCTCCCCACTCCGCACACCCATGGCAACCCCTGGGAGGGATCACCTGGGTGGGAGAGAGAAGCCAGTCAGAGCAAAAGAGTGTCCCACACCAGAGCCACAAGCTGCTAGTCTCACTCAAGCCCTGCCCGAGAGGCGGCAGCACTGGACAGGGATCTTTGTATAAGCAGGCCCCACACCCTACCTCAGTGGTGACCACATCTCAGTGCCAGGGGAGGGGTCCCTGTATGTAATGGGATTATTGAACTGAGAATCAGGACTGTCTCTGGGGGCCAGGCTGCTACTAACCCAGTTTTAatccaggggaaactgaggcatcaaaAAAATGGGGCAAGTGGCAATCccaggaaaaggggagggggcagctggagcGGCCCTGTGGGACACACAGATTGAGCCCAGGGACCCTTGGGGTTTCTGGGTAAGAACAagcgggggctgggggcgggcagGGTGTCCAGAAGAGTCAGAATCCTGGAGAACTGACCACTGCTGGGTGCCCGTCAGGGCTCCCGGGAATGGGAGGTCAAtggcccagagccccaggcaCGGGAGTGTGGGCAATGGGGGAGGGGCCCATGATGGCCCCACGCAAGGGAGTGTGGGTAACAGAGAACATGGCGGTGCTGGGTCGGGGCCCCAGGGGATTGTGGGGGGTAGGGAGCGGGGCGTGTTGGGGCAATAGCCGGGGAGGGGGAATTGTGAGTAACGGGGGCGCTGGGGTGGGGCTTCCTGGCGGGTGTGTTGGGCGCGGGGTGTCGGAGTGCGGCAGCCCCAGATGGCCCCAAGGGGGGCCCAGGGACTCCCCACCCCGAGCTCAGGAGGGGACGCTCCCCCTACCCGCCGCCTGCACGGGGGAACCCCGGGGCAtccccctgagtcccagcccggCCCGCTCACCACCCGACGCAGCAGCCGCCTCGGCCCGCCTTCCTGCTTCCCCGCCGGCCGCTAGATGGGGCCAGAACCGCTCGGCCGGGCGGTATTCCCCGGCCTGTGCCCGCGTCactgcccggccccgcccccgggtaACCCCCTCCCCGCGTCactgcccggccccgcccccgggtaTCCCCCTCCCCGCGTCACTGCCCGGCCCATCCCCGCGATATCCCCCTCCCCGCGTCACTGCCCGGCCCATCCCCCGCGGTATCCCCCCGCCTTGCTGCCCCCCGCTTCTCTACGTCCGCCCAGTATCCCCCTCCTCGCGTCactgcccggccccgccccgccccccggtATCCCCTCGCCTTACTGCCCTCCCCGCGTCACTACGTCCCCCCACCCGGTATCCCCCTCCCCGCGTCActgcccggcccctcccctgcggTATCCCCCCGCCTTGCTGACCCCCGCGTCTCTACGTCCCCCCAGTATCCCCCTCCTCGCGTCActgcccggcccctcccccgggtATCCCCCTCCTCGCGTCactgcccggccccgcccccgggtaTCCCCCTCCCCGCATCACTGCCCGGCCCATCCCCCGCGGTATCCCCCCGCCTTGCTGCCCCCCGCTTCTCTA
Proteins encoded:
- the AP5B1 gene encoding AP-5 complex subunit beta-1, giving the protein MGVRSGESWAQLITSFRAGPTAFLLAHGSDDTFLAELLQDLSSERISEQTKVSMLTLLLEFPTLLCPDPEVGEQVAGSLLANFAQLPHSPKLSWLRRHLLVVVGTVLISTEAFREGSQASRDYLSLLLHLASDLNDQRQGPGDRGVRAAACESLRELECCYPGLFSRRLDSLHSMQQQELTPVHQGYTLLYSLALRNAVLLLARRGEGALSELLAGNEGLAWEAVGNAGAVSPASIDRLLLLPTPAETKELKSVLSQLLDGSYLLTPPAQSQLLWHLAHVVCVIRTQSPAIFKAQLVRLFGTAHVALLHASLQLKGLFTDSLFTAEDEAFLLRRLVGMAQHPSLPSPLKLFYLDCLLHFPENRPLGSGSEEGLPVLLTPRLASCLFPSLFNDPGTMLARLNLLSLVCLENQGPEADQGVGYIFEHVLALADTVAGKGGREATGLFFRAAYLFARYFDSRPQLMAELTGTLVRLYRQRCSLAPNLINLLNETQAVLDDPAWPTSLSKALQELAVGVSLLPPWDQDLGWHLKLLARVAKESGVPQGSTLGFLQRLGRLAGAGQLGGWHIGQALLSVCRNLLQHQPPPAMGCQLAELLQDIALSYPDVDVQDRARFYYTLLSCLSGDKLGAVLAPGGRLKARTLSSSIMADSENFTAALTVHPAPQPLLQLRREAPAKPTLVPAPASQPCPADAQEVKDCCRRLLELHSPARLSLTYRLLHTGSSPERLFCLLLRFEHSDSFYEPVPDVCVPCLSTTHPSPLLTLHLQPRCPYPTKLAVSALYTTQTGLTYCSQLEPLQVAFPDIFLPLALPVNWDCESRCHLFDTLWSSLCPDGSGDCAESLFCWPTTQQPLGVLVQAHFASYLVAEDPGTYKIAIALPPHYHVLLQAQTTQGAACVTIRTDNWKVLPHLSAYLRKVVE